A single region of the Salvia splendens isolate huo1 chromosome 18, SspV2, whole genome shotgun sequence genome encodes:
- the LOC121775977 gene encoding serine-rich adhesin for platelets-like isoform X2: MATSSFKSTSRRGAATEPKAPPPSAASRRRSHSVTPVSRKNHAPLDHNASISTDFCNSRDNPLFWTRSSSPPDKDESGRICEIAASSNKLSSKLDAKSLVNGNGGGNSSGEQRGRSVTRSHSHSNGIGRSLSRTRGRSISAASRYGAYESEKEQGCLTSPISRSSNEAKRTSDTISRTNSVRNRVSNPGQAKHAGVRTARNQAKEWSEDESACSLQISNLEDSISVGSLSEAEEKTIRTAFEELNVFRRNNANQAAATNVPDMPSNLVNPEAVELISDIRREYAIKLEESEERARELRADLAIEEQRGQELDRILKEMLSDRKTSDMQRSRRGRKTSNERKRMSNRLTEEAMAYFDECVSLSTFDSSDFSASEDPAYSLVGAAGPVGTSSLANGNPSTLCCYDQGNLVDHKQVQLKPCEDSKQTGNSSNTGPGSSQLYEFSFADRRVDDVRPEEDIRSYIKNFERETKKDIDSEASISYYDAEEYSIGGQLEEVLFDRVLYHSRIESGGLLLCGGAISCLPFASTM; the protein is encoded by the exons atggccACCTCCTCCTTCAAATCCACTTCCAGGAGAGGCGCAGCCACAGAACCCAAAGCCCCGCCGCCCTCCGCCGCTTCTCGGCGCCGTTCCCACAGCGTCACTCCTGTTTCTCGGAAGAACCACGCCCCCCTCGACCACAATGCTTCGATTTCCACTGATTTTTGCAACAGCAGAGATAACCCCCTTTTCTGGACTCGATCTTCTTCGCCGCCAGATAAAGACGAAAGCGGAAGGATCTGTGAGATTGCTGCCAGTAGTAATAAATTATCATCTAAATTGGATGCAAAAAGCCTAGTAAACGGCAATGGTGGTGGTAATTCTTCTGGTGAGCAGCGGGGGCGCTCTGTTACCCGCAGTCATAGCCACAGCAACGGAATCGGCCGCAGTTTGTCGAGGACTCGGGGGCGGTCCATCTCTGCAGCTTCTCGTTACGGAGCTTACGAG AGTGAAAAAGAGCAGGGTTGTCTTACGTCTCCTATTTCTCGAAGCAGCAATGAGGCAAAGAGGACTAGTGATACTATAAGTAGAACTAATTCAGTAAGAAATAGGGTAAGTAACCCAGGGCAAGCTAAACATGCTGGAGTGAGAACGGCCAGGAATCAAGCAAAAGAGTGGTCTGAAGACGAATCTGCT TGTAGTTTGCAGATATCAAATTTGGAAGATAGTATCTCAGTTGGTTCCTTATCAGAAGCTGAAGAGAAAACCATTAGAACTGCATTTGAAGAGCTGAAT GTTTTTCGAAGAAATAATGCGAATCAGGCCGCAGCTACTAATGTTCCTGATATGCCCTCAAATCTAGTAAACCCTGAGGCTGTTGAGTTAATTTCAGACATCAGAAGGGAATATGCCATAAAATTGGAAGAG TCGGAAGAACGTGCCAGAGAACTTCGAGCAGATCTTGCTATTGAAGAGCAACGTGGGCAAGAGCTGGATAGAATACTTAAGGAGATGCTTTCTGATAGAAAGACTTCTGATATGCAGAGATCTCGTAGAGGAAGAAAA ACAAGCAATGAAAGGAAACGGATGTCAAACCGCCTTACTGAAGAAGCCATGGCATATTTTGACGAATGTGTGTCCTTGTCCACCTTTGATAGTTCTGACTTCTCTGCTTCAGAAGATCCAGCCTACAGTTTAGTTGGAGCTGCTGGACCTGTAGGAACATCATCTCTGGCAAATGGAAATCCAAGCACCTTATGCTGCTATGATCAAGGGAATCTTGTTGACCACAAACAG GTGCAGCTCAAACCTTGTGAGGATTCTAAGCAAACCGGCAACAGCAGCAACACTGGTCCAGGGAGCAGTCAACTTTATGAATTCTCTTTTGCTGATAGAAGGGTGGACGATGTCAGACCTGAAGAAGATATTAGGAGTTATATCAAGAATTTTGAGAGAGAAACTAAAAAAGACATTGATTCGGAGGCTTCCATTTCATACTACGATGCTGAAGAATACAGCATAGGAGGTCAGCTTGAGGAGGTGCTATTTGACAGGGTGCTATACCACAGCAGAATAGAGTCGGGTGGTTTACTTTTATGTGGTGGCGCAATCTCGTGTCTTCCCTTTGCTTCAACTATGTGA
- the LOC121777037 gene encoding ETHYLENE INSENSITIVE 3-like 1 protein, whose translation MGIFEEMGFCDNLDFLTSPPGELKGSQELEPVGEVDGDYSDEEMDVDELEKRMWRDRMLLKQLKDQKKSKDKIDDSAKQRQSQEQARRKKMSRAQDGILKYMLKMMEVCKAQGFVYGIIPEKGKPVTGASDNLRAWWKEKVRFDRNGPAAIAKYQTEHSIPGKTEALSVVASTPQTLQELQDTTLGSLLSALMQHCNPPQRRFPLEKGVSPPWWPSGTEDWWPELGLPKDQGPPPYKKPHDLKKAWKVGVLTSVIKHIFPDIAKMHKLVRQSKCLQDKMTAKESATWLSIINQEEALSRKLYPDSYPPSSSYAESGSYSVNDTSDYDVEGVEDDANIAVDCKPLDKNVFNFKVSGTKNNPMVLPLAPVKREIFDVDVDYTMKRKRVSVEEHKSERVYTCEFPQCPHSDKLMGFNDQAWRNNHQNNCQFRFSSSAPNYQINDEKQAVCLAPSIETKSSNQACVNVSELGIPEDDQKLISGLMSMYDNNLQGNNSFDSENLNILLRQNPQQSASQLEQGGDFFRQGSLSHGGTFQQTNVPLSNATFMPTEFQYEQCRSSYNSSYNGDVGENFTDFRLDSPFDFAPGDFSVDPFPKNEVPLWYI comes from the coding sequence AGAAGCGGATGTGGAGAGACCGGATGCTCTTGAAGCAGCTTAAGGATCAGAAGAAGAGCAAGGACAAGATTGATGACAGCGCCAAGCAGCGCCAGTCTCAAGAGCAAGCACGGAGGAAGAAGATGTCCCGTGCCCAAGATGGCATTTTGAAGTATATGCTGAAGATGATGGAGGTCTGCAAAGCTCAAGGTTTCGTGTATGGAATCATTCCTGAGAAGGGGAAACCTGTGACTGGAGCGTCTGATAATCTCCGTGCATGGTGGAAGGAGAAAGTCAGATTCGACAGGAATGGCCCTGCAGCAATTGCTAAGTACCAGACAGAGCATTCGATCCCTGGGAAAACTGAGGCTTTGAGTGTGGTGGCATCGACTCCTCAGACACTTCAGGAGCTGCAGGACACTACGCTTGGATCTCTGCTGTCGGCTCTCATGCAGCACTGTAATCCCCCGCAGAGGCGCTTTCCGCTGGAAAAGGGTGTCTCACCTCCTTGGTGGCCTTCTGGGACAGAAGATTGGTGGCCAGAGTTGGGTTTGCCCAAGGATCAAGGACCTCCTCCGTATAAGAAGCCCCATGATCTGAAGAAGGCGTGGAAGGTTGGCGTCCTGACCTCCGtgatcaaacacatatttccTGATATCGCCAAGATGCACAAGCTTGTCCGTCAGTCCAAGTGTTTACAGGACAAGATGACGGCAAAAGAGAGTGCGACTTGGCTGTCTATAATTAACCAGGAAGAGGCTTTGTCTAGAAAACTATATCCTGATAGCTATCCACCATCATCATCCTATGCTGAGAGCGGATCATATTCGGTCAATGATACTAGTGACTATGATGTGGAAGGAGTAGAAGATGATGCGAACATTGCAGTCGACTGCAAGCCACTGGATAAGAATGTGTTCAACTTCAAGGTTTCTGGAACTAAAAATAACCCTATGGTACTTCCCCTAGCTCCTGTCAAGAGAGAGATCTTCGATGTAGATGTAGATTACACCATGAAAAGAAAACGGGTTTCTGTTGAAGAGCACAAGAGTGAGAGGGTATATACCTGTGAGTTTCCTCAATGCCCCCACAGTGATAAGCTCATGGGATTTAATGATCAAGCATGGAGGAACAATCACCAGAATAACTGCCAATTTAGATTCAGTTCTTCTGCACCAAACTATCAGATCAACGACGAGAAACAAGCTGTGTGCCTGGCTCCTTCCATTGAAACCAAGTCTTCCAATCAGGCTTGTGTAAATGTTTCTGAACTGGGTATTCCCGAAGATGATCAGAAACTGATTAGTGGGCTAATGTCAATGTATGACAACAATCTTCAGGGAAACAATAGCTTTGATTCTGAGAATTTGAACATTCTCCTGAGGCAGAACCCTCAGCAATCAGCCAGTCAGCTTGAACAGGGTGGCGACTTTTTCAGACAGGGATCTTTGTCGCATGGCGGTACATTTCAACAAACCAATGTGCCATTAAGCAATGCTACTTTTATGCCAACAGAATTCCAGTATGAGCAGTGCAGATCATCGTACAACTCCTCTTACAATGGTGATGTAGGGGAGAATTTTACTGACTTCAGACTTGATTCACCATTCGATTTTGCACCCGGTGACTTCTCTGTGGACCCGTTCCCAAAGAATGAAGTTCCTCTGTGGTACATTTAA
- the LOC121777038 gene encoding ethylene-responsive transcription factor WRI1-like: MKRKSSPSSCSSSSSSCCIESPSIATAPQSKPDAKPKPKRVRAKKNQSENSATSAKSRSSIHRGVTRHRWTGRYEAHLWDKTTWNSIQNKRGRQIYLGAYDNEEDAARTYDLAALKYWGPSTILNFPVEGYTNDLEEMQKLTKEEYLASLRRRSSGFSRGVSKYRGVARHHHNGRWEARIGRVCGNKYLYLGTYSTQEEAAAAYDMAAIEFRGPNAVTNFDVSNYADKLKKFLPEVQVEEVHVKQETNSTPPDEVQAEEKPHPVAETSSPKPEPKDSNESEGIVTMDPIEEHGHPWDLCLDTLFNILPIPDMPLGKPSEVFDYKGFDDDIECIFDEPLDDNEILQYGGQIDAADALVVQDEKGRDASTSTSPSSSPLSSVTSACSNI; the protein is encoded by the exons ATGAAGAGGAAATCATCTCCATCTTCGTGCTCCTCCTCTTCATCTTCCTGCTGTATCGAATCGCCATCAATCGCCACCGCGCCTCAATCGAAGCCCGACGCCAAGCCCAAGCCAAAGCGCGTCAGAGCGAAGAAGAATCAGAGCGAAAATTCCGCCACCTCTGCCAAATCGCGAAGCTCGATTCACAGAGGCGTCACTAG GCATCGGTGGACTGGAAGATACGAAGCTCATCTCTGGGATAAGACTACCTGGAACAGCATACAGAACAAGCGAGGAAGACAAA TTTATTTAG GTGCTTATGATAATGAGGAAGATGCGGCGAGAACCTACGATCTAGCTGCACTTAAATACTGGGGCCCTTCCACCATCCTCAATTTTCCA GTGGAGGGCTACACCAACGATCTTGAAGAGATGCAAAAATTGACCAAGGAAGAGTATTTGGCTTCCCTCCGGAGGCGGAGCAGCGGCTTCTCCAGAGGCGTCTCTAAGTATCGCGGCGTTGCAAG GCACCATCACAATGGCCGGTGGGAGGCTAGAATTGGGCGCGTTTGTGGAAACAAGTATCTCTACTTAGGAACCTACA GCACTCAAGAGGAAGCCGCAGCAGCATATGATATGGCAGCGATAGAATTCAGAGGCCCGAATGCTGTAACAAATTTCGACGTAAGTAATTATGCGGATAAGTTGAAGAAATTCCTACCTGAGGTGCAAGTGGAAGAGGTCCATGTGAAGCAGGAAACAAACTCGACTCCCCCCGACGAAGTACAAGCAGAGGAAAAACCTCACCCGGTTGCTGAAACAAGTAGCCCTAAGCCTGAACCCAAAGATTCCAACGAGTCAGAAGGCATAGTCACCATGGACCCAATCGAGGAGCACGGGCACCCTTGGGACCTCTGTCTAGATACTCTATTCAACATCCTCCCAATACCCGACATGCCTCTGGGGAAACCCTCTGAGGTGTTCGACTACAAAGGCTTCGATGATGATATTGAGTGCATCTTCGATGAGCCATTGGATGATAACGAGATCCTCCAATATGGCGGCCAGATTGACGCAGCAGATGCATTGGTAGTTCAGGACGAGAAAGGGCGGGATGCCTCCACTTCAACTTCACCTTCTTCGTCGCCACTGTCTTCAGTCACATCTGCCTGCAGCAACATCTAA
- the LOC121775977 gene encoding serine-rich adhesin for platelets-like isoform X1 — protein MATSSFKSTSRRGAATEPKAPPPSAASRRRSHSVTPVSRKNHAPLDHNASISTDFCNSRDNPLFWTRSSSPPDKDESGRICEIAASSNKLSSKLDAKSLVNGNGGGNSSGEQRGRSVTRSHSHSNGIGRSLSRTRGRSISAASRYGAYESEKEQGCLTSPISRSSNEAKRTSDTISRTNSVRNRVSNPGQAKHAGVRTARNQAKEWSEDESACSLQISNLEDSISVGSLSEAEEKTIRTAFEELNVFRRNNANQAAATNVPDMPSNLVNPEAVELISDIRREYAIKLEESEERARELRADLAIEEQRGQELDRILKEMLSDRKTSDMQRSRRGRKTSNERKRMSNRLTEEAMAYFDECVSLSTFDSSDFSASEDPAYSLVGAAGPVGTSSLANGNPSTLCCYDQGNLVDHKQIYGDQVQLKPCEDSKQTGNSSNTGPGSSQLYEFSFADRRVDDVRPEEDIRSYIKNFERETKKDIDSEASISYYDAEEYSIGGQLEEVLFDRVLYHSRIESGGLLLCGGAISCLPFASTM, from the exons atggccACCTCCTCCTTCAAATCCACTTCCAGGAGAGGCGCAGCCACAGAACCCAAAGCCCCGCCGCCCTCCGCCGCTTCTCGGCGCCGTTCCCACAGCGTCACTCCTGTTTCTCGGAAGAACCACGCCCCCCTCGACCACAATGCTTCGATTTCCACTGATTTTTGCAACAGCAGAGATAACCCCCTTTTCTGGACTCGATCTTCTTCGCCGCCAGATAAAGACGAAAGCGGAAGGATCTGTGAGATTGCTGCCAGTAGTAATAAATTATCATCTAAATTGGATGCAAAAAGCCTAGTAAACGGCAATGGTGGTGGTAATTCTTCTGGTGAGCAGCGGGGGCGCTCTGTTACCCGCAGTCATAGCCACAGCAACGGAATCGGCCGCAGTTTGTCGAGGACTCGGGGGCGGTCCATCTCTGCAGCTTCTCGTTACGGAGCTTACGAG AGTGAAAAAGAGCAGGGTTGTCTTACGTCTCCTATTTCTCGAAGCAGCAATGAGGCAAAGAGGACTAGTGATACTATAAGTAGAACTAATTCAGTAAGAAATAGGGTAAGTAACCCAGGGCAAGCTAAACATGCTGGAGTGAGAACGGCCAGGAATCAAGCAAAAGAGTGGTCTGAAGACGAATCTGCT TGTAGTTTGCAGATATCAAATTTGGAAGATAGTATCTCAGTTGGTTCCTTATCAGAAGCTGAAGAGAAAACCATTAGAACTGCATTTGAAGAGCTGAAT GTTTTTCGAAGAAATAATGCGAATCAGGCCGCAGCTACTAATGTTCCTGATATGCCCTCAAATCTAGTAAACCCTGAGGCTGTTGAGTTAATTTCAGACATCAGAAGGGAATATGCCATAAAATTGGAAGAG TCGGAAGAACGTGCCAGAGAACTTCGAGCAGATCTTGCTATTGAAGAGCAACGTGGGCAAGAGCTGGATAGAATACTTAAGGAGATGCTTTCTGATAGAAAGACTTCTGATATGCAGAGATCTCGTAGAGGAAGAAAA ACAAGCAATGAAAGGAAACGGATGTCAAACCGCCTTACTGAAGAAGCCATGGCATATTTTGACGAATGTGTGTCCTTGTCCACCTTTGATAGTTCTGACTTCTCTGCTTCAGAAGATCCAGCCTACAGTTTAGTTGGAGCTGCTGGACCTGTAGGAACATCATCTCTGGCAAATGGAAATCCAAGCACCTTATGCTGCTATGATCAAGGGAATCTTGTTGACCACAAACAG ATATATGGTGACCAGGTGCAGCTCAAACCTTGTGAGGATTCTAAGCAAACCGGCAACAGCAGCAACACTGGTCCAGGGAGCAGTCAACTTTATGAATTCTCTTTTGCTGATAGAAGGGTGGACGATGTCAGACCTGAAGAAGATATTAGGAGTTATATCAAGAATTTTGAGAGAGAAACTAAAAAAGACATTGATTCGGAGGCTTCCATTTCATACTACGATGCTGAAGAATACAGCATAGGAGGTCAGCTTGAGGAGGTGCTATTTGACAGGGTGCTATACCACAGCAGAATAGAGTCGGGTGGTTTACTTTTATGTGGTGGCGCAATCTCGTGTCTTCCCTTTGCTTCAACTATGTGA